In a single window of the Natronomonas salsuginis genome:
- a CDS encoding winged helix-turn-helix transcriptional regulator, whose product MTETRSQVRTHVESNPGVHFNAVSRDLDIATGQTQYHLRRLLKGGSLRSLEVCGRTHYFPNGYSRTEQAAIALLRRETTRELVMLLLDRETDQPAELADAADIARSTVEWHLSNLIEYDLAEKVYDGRTVSVRLTRPDLLRETLVEIDPSLPDRLVDRFSRLVDSLLEQ is encoded by the coding sequence ATGACCGAAACGAGATCCCAAGTGCGCACGCACGTCGAGTCGAATCCGGGCGTCCACTTCAACGCCGTGAGCCGCGACCTCGACATCGCGACCGGACAGACGCAGTATCACCTTCGCCGGCTTCTCAAGGGCGGCTCCCTGCGGAGCTTGGAGGTGTGCGGCCGGACACACTACTTCCCGAACGGCTACTCGCGAACCGAGCAGGCGGCGATCGCGCTGTTACGTCGGGAGACGACGCGCGAGCTCGTCATGCTGTTGCTCGATCGCGAAACGGATCAGCCGGCGGAACTCGCCGACGCGGCCGACATCGCGCGCAGCACCGTCGAGTGGCACCTCTCGAACCTCATCGAGTACGATCTCGCCGAGAAGGTGTACGACGGTCGGACCGTTTCGGTTCGGTTGACGCGACCGGACCTGCTCAGAGAGACGCTCGTCGAGATCGACCCGAGCCTCCCGGACCGGCTCGTGGATCGCTTCTCGCGACTCGTCGACTCGCTGCTCGAGCAGTGA
- a CDS encoding V-type ATP synthase subunit I: MDETIEAVHELNLVHVTDYDGSWEGFSPGDPIEGAEDAAGKLVTVRALESTLGIDEEDAGRTRIIDDDELESELEETRTRVNELDDRRSELEAQIREIEEQIDSTRPFAALGIDLDLLSGYDSLTVAVGEGDADEIESSLAASEEVDSYELYTDDNYVALFVYPDVDIEDALVGTPFTEYGIPDLGDGDGATSPEAYVEELTHTRQGLESELETVESRLAELKHEVAGFLLAAEEKLSIEVQKREAPLTFAMTENAFVAEGWIPSEQVTDLVETLDTRVGDHVEVDELERASYEDGHAHDREELDEGHEGEAVADGGHEMSGGSPPVIQDNRPGAKPFEMLVGVINRPKYSELDPTLVLFLTFPIFFGFMIGDVGYGILYMLMGWFLMAKFDSAGFRSLGGVAIWAGICTTIFGVLYGEFFGLHELGYVVWGYEGGLGEAITGHPGAPMDKGLEPASIAFAWAWLVISLVIGLLHLSIGYVFGFLDDLSHGIADAVTENVSWLMLMLGAWIWVFSTHLQSVKPNLLFTTFNAEGATVAGNTVGAQEVAYELGFAGFSETVGIAAGVIGLIGLALLVYGEGGIGLLESLNVFVNVLSYTRIAAVLLAKAGMAFVVNLLVLGAYQDSEGGVHFIYNNYDSLDQVHGDIMFSGLLNGAEGAMFVVAILAGALIFVVGHVLVLLLGITSAGLQGIRLEYVEFFNKFYEGGGKPYSPFGYERRYTTED; encoded by the coding sequence ATGGACGAGACCATCGAGGCCGTCCACGAGTTGAACCTGGTTCACGTCACCGACTACGACGGCAGCTGGGAGGGGTTCTCGCCGGGCGACCCGATCGAGGGGGCCGAGGACGCCGCCGGGAAGCTCGTCACGGTGCGCGCGCTCGAAAGCACCCTTGGTATCGACGAGGAGGACGCCGGACGAACCCGGATCATCGACGACGACGAGCTCGAATCGGAGCTCGAAGAGACTCGCACGCGCGTCAACGAACTCGACGATCGACGCTCGGAGCTGGAAGCCCAGATACGCGAGATCGAGGAGCAGATCGACTCGACACGGCCGTTTGCCGCGCTCGGGATTGACCTGGATCTGTTGTCGGGATACGATTCGCTGACCGTCGCGGTCGGTGAGGGCGACGCTGACGAAATCGAGTCGTCGCTCGCGGCGTCCGAGGAAGTCGATAGCTACGAGCTATACACGGACGACAACTACGTCGCGCTGTTCGTGTACCCCGATGTCGACATCGAGGACGCGCTCGTCGGCACGCCGTTCACCGAGTACGGGATCCCGGACCTCGGGGACGGTGACGGGGCCACGAGCCCCGAGGCTTATGTCGAGGAACTGACCCACACGAGACAGGGCCTCGAATCCGAACTCGAGACGGTCGAGAGCCGGTTGGCGGAGCTGAAACACGAGGTCGCGGGCTTCCTGCTCGCCGCCGAGGAGAAGCTCTCGATCGAAGTGCAAAAACGGGAAGCGCCGCTGACGTTCGCGATGACGGAGAACGCCTTCGTCGCGGAGGGGTGGATCCCCAGCGAACAGGTCACCGACCTCGTCGAGACGCTCGATACCCGCGTCGGCGATCACGTCGAGGTCGACGAACTCGAACGGGCGTCCTACGAGGACGGCCACGCGCACGACCGCGAGGAGCTCGACGAGGGCCACGAGGGCGAGGCGGTCGCCGACGGCGGACACGAGATGAGCGGCGGATCGCCGCCGGTCATCCAGGACAACCGTCCGGGTGCCAAACCGTTCGAGATGCTGGTCGGCGTCATCAACCGACCGAAGTACAGCGAACTCGATCCGACGCTCGTGTTGTTCCTCACGTTCCCGATCTTCTTCGGGTTCATGATCGGCGACGTCGGATACGGCATCCTCTACATGCTGATGGGGTGGTTCCTGATGGCGAAGTTCGACAGCGCCGGATTCAGAAGTCTCGGTGGCGTCGCTATCTGGGCCGGGATCTGTACGACGATCTTCGGCGTGTTGTACGGCGAGTTCTTCGGCCTGCACGAACTCGGCTACGTCGTCTGGGGCTACGAGGGCGGGCTCGGAGAGGCCATCACCGGCCATCCGGGCGCACCGATGGACAAGGGGCTCGAACCCGCGAGCATCGCGTTCGCGTGGGCGTGGCTCGTCATCAGTCTGGTGATTGGGCTGCTGCATCTGTCGATCGGATACGTCTTCGGCTTCCTCGACGACCTCAGCCACGGCATCGCCGACGCCGTCACCGAGAACGTCTCGTGGCTCATGCTCATGTTGGGCGCGTGGATCTGGGTGTTCAGCACGCACCTGCAGTCGGTCAAGCCGAACCTGCTCTTCACCACGTTCAACGCCGAGGGCGCGACCGTCGCCGGAAACACGGTCGGTGCCCAGGAGGTCGCCTACGAGCTCGGGTTCGCCGGCTTCTCCGAGACGGTCGGCATCGCCGCGGGCGTCATCGGCCTGATCGGCCTCGCGCTCTTGGTCTACGGGGAGGGCGGGATCGGACTCCTCGAGAGCCTGAACGTCTTCGTGAACGTACTCTCGTACACCCGGATTGCCGCAGTTCTGCTCGCGAAGGCCGGGATGGCGTTCGTGGTCAACCTGCTCGTCCTCGGTGCCTACCAGGACTCCGAAGGCGGCGTCCACTTCATCTACAACAACTACGACAGCCTCGATCAGGTCCACGGTGACATCATGTTCAGCGGCCTGCTCAACGGTGCCGAGGGCGCGATGTTCGTCGTCGCGATCCTCGCCGGGGCGCTCATCTTCGTCGTCGGGCACGTCCTCGTGCTCCTGCTCGGCATCACGAGCGCGGGTCTACAGGGAATCCGTCTCGAGTACGTCGAGTTCTTCAACAAGTTCTACGAGGGCGGCGGCAAGCCCTACAGTCCGTTCGGCTACGAGCGGAGATACACGACCGAAGACTGA
- a CDS encoding 50S ribosomal protein L39e gives MGKKSKAKKKRLAKLERQNSRVPAWVIMKTDRDTMRNHKRRNWRRSDTDE, from the coding sequence ATGGGTAAAAAATCGAAGGCCAAGAAGAAGCGGCTCGCGAAGCTGGAGCGTCAGAACAGCCGCGTTCCCGCGTGGGTCATCATGAAGACGGACCGCGACACGATGCGGAACCACAAGCGCCGGAACTGGCGTCGGAGTGACACTGACGAATGA
- the ahaH gene encoding ATP synthase archaeal subunit H, whose translation MARPEVLDRIKEAEEEADDIVAEAEAEREERIAEARSEADSIRENAQEEAQSLKEERLEDAREEIEAEREEILAEGDAEREALESRAAENRTEVVEYTVDLFKEAVDVQSQT comes from the coding sequence ATGGCCAGGCCAGAGGTTCTTGACCGAATCAAAGAGGCCGAGGAGGAGGCCGACGACATCGTCGCCGAGGCAGAGGCCGAGCGCGAGGAGCGCATCGCCGAGGCGCGATCAGAGGCCGATAGCATCCGGGAGAACGCCCAGGAGGAGGCACAATCGCTCAAAGAAGAGCGCCTCGAGGACGCCCGCGAGGAGATCGAAGCCGAGCGGGAGGAGATCCTTGCCGAGGGTGACGCCGAACGCGAGGCGCTCGAATCGCGCGCCGCGGAGAACCGAACGGAGGTAGTCGAATACACGGTCGATCTGTTCAAGGAGGCGGTGGATGTCCAGTCTCAGACCTAA
- a CDS encoding helix-turn-helix domain-containing protein, producing the protein MADAMSEYLKQDMQCEGLLECIHGLKGLDKEIFKVLTEASGPLTVDEIAEAVDRERSTAYRSIQRLLQSGFVQKEQVNYDQGGYYHVFRPTDPDEIADDMQRMLNDWYAKMGQLIGEFRKKYQKEIDEPPAAAAEN; encoded by the coding sequence ATGGCGGACGCAATGAGCGAATACCTCAAGCAGGACATGCAGTGTGAGGGCCTGCTCGAATGTATTCACGGACTGAAGGGGCTCGACAAGGAGATATTCAAGGTACTGACGGAGGCGTCGGGACCGCTCACCGTCGACGAGATCGCCGAAGCCGTCGACCGAGAACGATCGACGGCCTACCGTTCGATCCAGCGGTTACTCCAGAGCGGATTCGTGCAAAAAGAGCAGGTCAACTACGATCAGGGCGGCTACTACCACGTGTTCCGGCCGACAGACCCCGACGAGATCGCCGACGACATGCAACGGATGCTCAACGACTGGTACGCCAAGATGGGACAACTCATCGGCGAGTTCCGCAAAAAGTATCAGAAGGAGATCGACGAACCGCCGGCGGCGGCGGCCGAGAACTGA
- a CDS encoding 50S ribosomal protein L31e has protein sequence MSAEFDERVMTVPLRDVLAGSNTDRADQAMGLVRSHLAQHFKVDEDSVRLDPSINEAVWERGRAKPPRKLRVRAARFEEEGEAVVEAETA, from the coding sequence ATGAGCGCCGAATTCGACGAGCGCGTCATGACCGTCCCGCTCCGAGACGTCCTCGCCGGCTCGAACACCGACCGCGCGGACCAGGCGATGGGCCTCGTCCGGTCGCACCTCGCTCAGCACTTCAAAGTCGACGAGGACTCCGTCCGACTTGACCCCTCGATCAACGAAGCGGTCTGGGAGCGCGGGCGGGCGAAACCCCCGCGGAAACTCCGCGTTCGAGCGGCCCGCTTCGAGGAGGAAGGCGAGGCCGTCGTCGAAGCAGAGACCGCATAA
- a CDS encoding translation initiation factor IF-6, producing the protein MLRAALSGSAYVGVFGRATDDCLLVRPDIEESLRSDFEAELEVPAVPTTVAGSGTVGSLAVGNENGLLVSERITDRERERIERGTDLTVGELPGRINAAGNVVLANDHGAFVHPDLSRKAVQAVRDTLNVPVERGMIADVRTVGTAAAVTNKGVLCHPKTTDETLDFLEELFGVYADIGTINYGGPLVGSGLIANSNGYVAGSETTGPELGRIEDALGYIE; encoded by the coding sequence GTGCTCCGCGCGGCGCTCTCCGGATCCGCATACGTCGGCGTCTTCGGGCGTGCAACCGACGATTGTCTGCTCGTTCGCCCGGATATCGAGGAGTCGCTGCGCTCGGATTTCGAGGCCGAACTCGAGGTGCCGGCAGTGCCGACGACGGTCGCCGGCTCCGGCACGGTCGGCTCGCTCGCCGTCGGCAACGAGAACGGGCTGCTCGTCAGCGAGCGGATCACGGACCGCGAGCGCGAGCGGATCGAGAGGGGGACGGACCTCACGGTCGGCGAACTGCCGGGACGGATCAACGCCGCCGGGAACGTCGTGTTGGCGAACGATCACGGAGCCTTCGTTCATCCCGATCTCTCCCGAAAAGCCGTTCAGGCGGTGCGCGACACGCTCAACGTGCCGGTGGAGCGCGGGATGATCGCGGACGTTCGAACCGTCGGGACCGCGGCGGCGGTCACGAACAAGGGCGTTCTGTGTCACCCCAAGACGACCGACGAGACGCTCGACTTTCTGGAGGAACTGTTCGGCGTCTACGCCGACATCGGGACGATCAACTACGGCGGCCCGCTCGTCGGCTCCGGGCTGATCGCGAACAGCAACGGATACGTCGCGGGCTCGGAGACGACCGGACCGGAGTTGGGCCGCATCGAGGACGCCCTCGGCTACATCGAGTAG